Proteins encoded by one window of Enterococcus saccharolyticus subsp. saccharolyticus:
- the manA gene encoding mannose-6-phosphate isomerase, class I: MQPLFMEPVFQEKIWGGSRLKTVFGFDIPNDHIGEDWAISAHPHGVSVVKNGPYQGQTLDTLWAEHKELFGQPSEDVFPLLIKILDAEDDLSVQVHPDDTYGLKHEGELGKTECWYIIDAAPGAEIIYGHSATTREELAQMIEEERWDDLFVRVPVKKGDFFYVPSGTIHAIGKGILILETQQSSDTTYRVYDYDRTDDQGKTRELHIQQSVDVTTIPARTPELSITEVRHGESAVVTYLKTDFFNVYEWQVKGVLGFKKQAPYTLATVIEGVGKLVVASETYELALGTSFILPDQITNWEIQGDVKIIASEPGEK, translated from the coding sequence ATGCAACCATTATTTATGGAACCTGTATTTCAAGAAAAAATTTGGGGAGGAAGTCGTTTAAAAACAGTCTTTGGTTTTGATATTCCCAATGATCATATTGGAGAAGACTGGGCGATTAGTGCCCATCCACATGGCGTGAGTGTGGTAAAAAATGGCCCTTACCAAGGACAAACATTAGATACGTTATGGGCGGAGCATAAAGAGTTGTTTGGTCAACCAAGTGAAGATGTTTTCCCATTACTAATCAAAATTTTGGACGCGGAAGATGATTTATCCGTACAAGTTCATCCAGATGATACGTATGGATTGAAGCATGAAGGCGAACTTGGCAAAACAGAATGTTGGTATATTATTGATGCGGCACCTGGAGCAGAAATTATCTATGGTCATTCAGCAACTACCCGTGAAGAGCTTGCCCAAATGATTGAAGAAGAACGTTGGGATGATTTATTTGTTCGGGTACCAGTTAAAAAAGGTGACTTCTTCTATGTTCCTAGTGGGACTATTCATGCGATTGGTAAAGGCATTTTAATTTTAGAAACACAACAAAGCTCTGATACCACGTATCGTGTTTATGATTACGATCGAACAGACGATCAAGGGAAAACGCGTGAGCTACACATCCAACAATCAGTGGATGTGACAACTATTCCTGCTCGTACACCAGAACTAAGTATTACCGAGGTAAGGCATGGTGAATCTGCAGTGGTTACTTATTTAAAAACAGACTTTTTCAATGTTTATGAGTGGCAAGTAAAAGGCGTTTTAGGCTTTAAAAAGCAAGCACCGTATACCTTAGCTACGGTTATTGAAGGGGTTGGAAAATTAGTAGTTGCTAGTGAAACTTATGAATTGGCATTAGGAACTAGTTTTATTTTGCCAGATCAAATTACAAACTGGGAAATTCAAGGCGATGTAAAAATTATTGCTTCAGAACCAGGAGAGAAATAA
- a CDS encoding serine hydrolase domain-containing protein: MYPQTQALIAQKHAQGVFPGAVYQFIEPQKTETQLLGEAAILPYREPMTRQHVFDVASLTKVICTTSVVLRLWEQGKVAIDTPLKAYLPAFEDEKITLRHLLTHTSDIQTWIPNRDQLSASELRAAYLTLQSGENLGITMKYTDAGTILLGFMLEELLHKPVTTIFQEEVLQPIGMIHSQFPPITQGLVVPTQQLANGEILKGVTHDPKARVLGKHAGNAGLFTTIDDLSRFIQAYFEGSYLTPATITWLLQDHTPTKKGKRSLGWDLRGDMFFHTGYTGTFLLMDPSKRQAFAFLSNRVHLKDEREAYIQHRDEIIAMYLSEKRLQNVL, encoded by the coding sequence ATGTATCCTCAAACACAAGCATTAATTGCACAAAAACACGCACAAGGCGTGTTTCCAGGTGCTGTCTATCAATTCATTGAACCACAGAAAACTGAGACACAACTCTTAGGTGAAGCAGCTATTTTACCATATCGGGAACCAATGACACGTCAGCACGTATTTGATGTGGCTTCTTTAACCAAAGTGATTTGTACGACAAGTGTGGTCTTACGATTATGGGAACAAGGAAAAGTAGCGATTGATACTCCTTTAAAAGCTTATTTACCTGCTTTTGAGGATGAAAAAATTACGTTGCGTCATTTATTAACCCATACCTCGGATATCCAAACATGGATTCCTAACCGTGACCAATTATCGGCTAGTGAATTACGTGCTGCCTATTTGACCTTACAATCGGGAGAAAATCTTGGGATTACAATGAAATATACCGATGCGGGCACGATTTTATTAGGCTTCATGTTAGAAGAATTGTTGCATAAACCAGTCACAACTATTTTTCAAGAAGAAGTGTTGCAACCAATTGGGATGATTCATAGCCAATTTCCACCCATTACCCAAGGATTAGTTGTTCCCACACAGCAATTAGCAAACGGTGAAATCTTAAAAGGCGTGACGCATGACCCGAAAGCACGGGTGTTAGGAAAGCACGCTGGAAATGCCGGTTTGTTTACGACCATTGATGATTTGTCACGTTTTATTCAAGCTTATTTTGAAGGCAGTTACTTAACACCAGCAACCATTACTTGGTTATTACAAGACCATACACCTACTAAAAAAGGGAAACGGTCATTAGGTTGGGATTTAAGAGGCGATATGTTTTTTCATACCGGTTATACGGGTACCTTTCTTTTGATGGATCCAAGCAAACGGCAAGCTTTCGCCTTTTTATCCAATCGTGTCCATTTAAAAGATGAACGTGAAGCGTATATCCAACATAGAGATGAAATTATCGCCATGTATTTGTCCGAAAAACGATTACAAAACGTGTTATAA
- a CDS encoding ATP-binding cassette domain-containing protein yields MKVAILGYSGSGKSTLAKYISEKQQIPCLHLDTVQFMENWQIRSDEDAKAVVKEYLKQKNWVIDGNYTRYYQAERLADANQIILLLFPRRQALFRVVKRYFTYRGKTRPDMAAGCEEKIDWAFFWWVLYQGRTKPIRQHYQEIQEKYPKKTIIVRNQKSLEKLYRTFG; encoded by the coding sequence ATGAAAGTAGCAATTTTAGGGTATTCAGGTAGTGGAAAATCGACGCTAGCAAAATACATTTCTGAAAAGCAACAGATTCCTTGCTTGCATTTGGATACTGTCCAATTTATGGAAAATTGGCAGATTCGTTCTGATGAGGACGCTAAAGCTGTTGTTAAAGAATATTTAAAACAAAAAAATTGGGTGATTGATGGGAATTATACACGTTATTATCAAGCCGAGCGCTTAGCAGATGCCAACCAAATTATTTTGTTATTGTTTCCTCGTAGGCAAGCACTTTTTCGTGTGGTAAAAAGATATTTCACGTATCGAGGAAAAACCCGTCCTGATATGGCCGCAGGATGCGAAGAAAAAATTGATTGGGCATTTTTTTGGTGGGTTTTGTATCAGGGACGAACAAAACCTATTCGACAGCATTACCAAGAAATTCAAGAAAAATATCCAAAGAAAACAATAATTGTTCGCAATCAAAAATCTTTAGAAAAATTATACCGCACATTTGGTTAA
- a CDS encoding VOC family protein, translating to MSGFNLGTTTELATVAIRVKDRDKMIDFYRDLIGFVLKGEENALAIMGTIEDKSEALWLEESPRAQDYFGAVKKLQHLVLRVGHVAELGDMYARLKKADYPLTVSFHETEVRIGLMDPEENQLEIYTQTNEAITQEAALLATSTGEYLHLSADTHFEHIHLNVSDMTEEATFLHEVLGLENKKQTYHLNAQSFHVGLNLAESDAIDVESHEILGLEFLKFFISEETILALEKHLIDLQKEFFIDKKKSILTIYDAIGIEWWFVRH from the coding sequence ATGTCAGGTTTTAATTTAGGCACAACTACTGAACTAGCAACGGTAGCGATTCGTGTCAAAGATCGTGATAAAATGATTGATTTTTATCGTGATTTGATTGGTTTTGTCTTAAAAGGGGAAGAAAATGCCTTAGCGATTATGGGAACGATTGAAGATAAAAGTGAAGCGTTGTGGTTAGAAGAAAGTCCACGTGCGCAAGATTACTTTGGAGCAGTCAAAAAATTACAACACCTCGTTTTGCGTGTTGGTCATGTAGCAGAATTAGGCGATATGTATGCACGCTTAAAAAAAGCAGATTATCCATTAACGGTTTCTTTTCATGAGACGGAGGTCCGGATTGGTTTAATGGACCCAGAAGAAAATCAATTAGAAATCTATACACAAACAAACGAAGCAATCACTCAAGAAGCAGCGTTATTAGCAACAAGCACTGGCGAATATTTGCATCTCTCAGCGGATACTCACTTTGAACACATTCACTTAAACGTGTCGGACATGACAGAAGAAGCAACATTTTTGCATGAAGTATTGGGGCTTGAAAACAAAAAACAAACATATCACTTAAATGCGCAGTCGTTTCATGTTGGCTTAAATCTAGCAGAAAGTGACGCAATTGATGTCGAGAGTCATGAAATTCTTGGTTTAGAATTTTTAAAATTCTTTATCAGTGAGGAAACGATTTTGGCATTAGAAAAACATTTAATTGATTTGCAAAAAGAATTCTTTATTGATAAAAAGAAATCTATTTTAACGATTTACGATGCAATAGGCATTGAATGGTGGTTCGTTCGTCATTAA
- a CDS encoding ROK family protein, producing the protein MYVGIDIGGTQIKYGLVDETAQVFEKGAVDTPKEKEAFLTQVATIIQTYQDQHTDIEGVGISAPGVIQKDGMMTTAGAIRSLYGTNLKEEIEARTGLSAVIENDANAAAIAEKWVGNARDFDTYLCIVLGTGVGGGIVINGEVFRGARGMAGEFGWAIINELPEEGNVEFASLNLRSAVIGGLCRLYNEALKETQPEATPTWDAREIFQRYSENDPIAHKVVTRFYQDLAIGLMNLISQFDPEAILIGGGISANEQFIEGLQEAMNTLESRHESITFIKQYGWAPILPTKLKNDAGIIGAVYPLYKKSQKL; encoded by the coding sequence ATGTATGTAGGGATTGATATAGGTGGTACCCAAATTAAATATGGTTTAGTTGATGAGACAGCGCAAGTCTTTGAAAAAGGAGCTGTCGATACACCTAAGGAAAAAGAAGCTTTTTTGACCCAAGTTGCAACGATTATTCAAACGTATCAAGACCAGCATACTGACATTGAGGGGGTTGGTATTAGCGCACCCGGAGTAATTCAAAAAGACGGGATGATGACAACTGCAGGTGCGATTCGTTCCTTATACGGTACCAACTTAAAAGAAGAAATCGAAGCACGAACTGGTTTATCAGCGGTCATTGAAAACGATGCGAATGCTGCGGCAATTGCAGAAAAATGGGTTGGCAATGCGCGTGATTTCGATACGTATTTATGTATTGTTTTAGGAACAGGTGTTGGTGGCGGGATTGTAATCAATGGCGAAGTCTTCCGTGGGGCACGGGGGATGGCTGGCGAGTTTGGTTGGGCAATCATTAACGAATTACCTGAAGAAGGCAATGTGGAATTTGCGAGCTTAAATCTGCGTTCGGCAGTCATTGGTGGATTGTGTCGTCTTTATAATGAAGCGTTGAAAGAAACTCAACCAGAGGCAACACCTACTTGGGATGCGCGGGAAATCTTTCAACGTTACAGCGAAAATGACCCGATTGCCCATAAAGTAGTGACCCGTTTTTATCAAGATTTAGCAATTGGATTGATGAACTTAATTAGTCAATTTGATCCGGAAGCAATTTTAATTGGTGGTGGAATTAGCGCCAATGAGCAATTTATTGAAGGACTCCAAGAAGCGATGAACACGTTAGAATCACGACATGAAAGTATCACCTTTATCAAGCAATACGGTTGGGCGCCTATTTTACCAACCAAATTAAAAAACGATGCGGGCATTATTGGTGCCGTCTATCCATTGTATAAAAAATCACAAAAGTTATGA
- a CDS encoding HIT family protein encodes MFMENCIFCKIINQEIPSYKVYEDEKVYAFLDITQVTKGHTLVIPKKHVSDVFEYDEELATDVFTRIPKIARALEAAFPEMQGLNIVNNNREVAYQTVFHSHVHLIPRYGKEDDFSMHFGKHMDDYTPEEMVAIADQIKAQVN; translated from the coding sequence ATTTTTATGGAAAACTGTATTTTCTGCAAAATTATCAATCAAGAAATTCCAAGTTATAAAGTGTATGAGGATGAAAAAGTCTATGCTTTCTTAGACATTACGCAAGTAACCAAAGGGCATACCTTAGTTATTCCTAAAAAACATGTTTCTGATGTTTTCGAATACGATGAAGAATTAGCCACAGATGTCTTTACACGCATTCCTAAAATTGCTCGCGCACTGGAAGCCGCCTTTCCCGAAATGCAAGGGTTAAATATTGTTAACAACAATCGTGAAGTCGCATATCAAACGGTCTTTCATTCACATGTCCACTTAATTCCTCGTTATGGTAAAGAAGATGATTTCTCGATGCACTTTGGCAAACATATGGACGATTATACTCCTGAAGAAATGGTTGCTATCGCAGATCAAATCAAAGCGCAGGTGAACTAA
- a CDS encoding YtxH domain-containing protein produces MSFIKGLLFGATVGGVGGLLMAPRSGKETQQMVETYIDDVTESTKEFNESLQNFQQALAQTQQTVEETIPYFIKSLQKDIEAFKFQAEPRLARINEQVEEMNQHIASLPVQNETKKK; encoded by the coding sequence ATGAGTTTTATAAAAGGATTGCTATTTGGTGCAACAGTTGGTGGTGTAGGTGGCCTATTAATGGCACCGCGCAGTGGTAAAGAAACCCAACAAATGGTCGAAACATATATTGATGACGTAACAGAATCAACCAAAGAGTTTAATGAAAGTCTACAAAATTTCCAACAAGCCTTGGCACAAACTCAACAAACGGTGGAAGAAACAATTCCTTATTTTATCAAATCATTACAAAAAGATATTGAAGCCTTTAAGTTTCAAGCTGAGCCGAGACTGGCACGAATCAATGAACAAGTAGAAGAAATGAACCAACATATTGCTTCTCTTCCTGTTCAAAACGAGACTAAGAAAAAGTAA
- a CDS encoding peptidylprolyl isomerase encodes MKKKILLAVVGAMSVFTLAACSGNTNSEIASMKGGKLTVEDFYEKAKTDQNSQQVVFDMILSKVFTTKYGDKVTDKDVEKEIKNVFGDSFEDQLKASGLTRKDVEKSVRDSLAFKEGLKAHVKLTDADLKAAWDSFHPEVEAQLIAVMTEDEAKEVKKEVSKKDADFGKVAKEKSVDASKEDSGKVKFDSSTPATTVPEEVKAAAWELKDGEVSEPIAVNSAYGTSYYVVKMVKNQSKGNDMSKFEDKIKEIATDTKLNDSEFTTKAIGEELVDANVKIKDEAFSNILTNFIDAAETKKSSDSDAKSSDTKESETKASTEESK; translated from the coding sequence ATGAAGAAAAAAATTCTTTTAGCAGTTGTCGGCGCGATGAGCGTTTTCACATTGGCTGCTTGCTCAGGTAACACAAATTCAGAAATCGCAAGTATGAAAGGCGGTAAATTAACCGTTGAGGATTTCTATGAAAAAGCAAAAACAGATCAAAACAGCCAACAAGTTGTTTTTGATATGATTTTATCAAAAGTGTTCACAACGAAATACGGTGATAAAGTAACCGACAAAGATGTTGAAAAAGAAATCAAAAACGTTTTTGGTGACTCTTTCGAAGATCAATTAAAAGCATCCGGTTTAACACGTAAAGATGTCGAAAAAAGTGTTCGTGATAGCTTAGCCTTTAAAGAAGGATTAAAAGCACACGTGAAATTAACAGATGCGGACTTAAAAGCTGCTTGGGATTCTTTCCATCCAGAAGTTGAAGCACAATTAATTGCAGTGATGACCGAAGATGAAGCAAAAGAAGTCAAAAAAGAAGTGAGCAAAAAAGATGCAGACTTTGGTAAAGTTGCCAAAGAAAAATCTGTCGATGCTTCAAAAGAAGATAGCGGTAAAGTGAAATTCGATTCATCAACACCTGCAACAACAGTTCCAGAAGAAGTAAAAGCTGCTGCTTGGGAATTAAAAGACGGTGAAGTTTCTGAACCAATCGCTGTGAACTCAGCTTATGGTACAAGCTATTACGTTGTTAAAATGGTTAAAAACCAATCAAAAGGAAACGACATGTCTAAATTTGAAGACAAAATTAAAGAAATCGCTACAGATACCAAATTAAACGATAGCGAATTTACAACAAAAGCTATTGGTGAAGAATTAGTTGATGCGAATGTTAAAATCAAAGATGAAGCATTCTCAAACATCTTAACTAACTTTATTGATGCTGCTGAAACGAAAAAATCATCTGACTCTGATGCAAAATCTTCTGATACAAAAGAATCAGAAACAAAAGCGTCAACTGAAGAAAGTAAATAA
- a CDS encoding 3'-5' exoribonuclease YhaM family protein encodes MKKLRELAVDEDFQAFVLIKNADVRVAKNGKKFIAFTFQDTSGTLDGKFWDASDDEIKRFETGRVVYLTGKREVYQGNPQVKILQLRPAKAEEPNDASLYMERAPMQREAMEEEISQTLFEITNPHWNRIVRFLLNQYTKEFFEYPAAKRNHHAFAGGLAYHTTTMLRLGKAIVREYPELNASLLYAGIILHDLGKVIELSGPMSTEYTLTGNLVGHLILVDEEITKACLALKIDEREEDVVILRHMVLSHHGLLEYGSPVRPRIMEAEILHQIDNLDATMQMLLTSIRQTEPGEYTDRIFGLDNRSFYVPKNI; translated from the coding sequence ATGAAAAAATTACGAGAATTAGCAGTAGACGAGGATTTTCAAGCATTTGTATTAATTAAAAATGCGGATGTACGGGTCGCAAAAAATGGCAAAAAATTTATTGCCTTTACTTTTCAAGATACTTCTGGCACATTAGATGGTAAATTTTGGGATGCATCAGATGATGAAATTAAACGCTTTGAAACTGGTCGGGTGGTTTATTTAACAGGGAAACGGGAAGTCTATCAAGGGAATCCCCAGGTGAAAATTTTACAACTCCGTCCTGCCAAAGCAGAAGAACCCAATGATGCAAGTTTGTATATGGAACGTGCACCTATGCAAAGAGAAGCGATGGAAGAAGAAATTAGTCAAACGCTCTTTGAAATTACCAATCCTCATTGGAATCGAATTGTTCGTTTCTTGTTAAACCAGTACACAAAAGAGTTTTTTGAATATCCTGCAGCAAAACGAAACCATCATGCGTTTGCGGGTGGTTTAGCGTATCATACAACTACGATGTTACGTTTAGGAAAAGCAATTGTTCGCGAATATCCAGAATTAAATGCTTCGTTGCTTTATGCAGGCATTATTTTACATGACCTAGGTAAAGTCATTGAGTTAAGTGGACCTATGTCGACAGAATACACGTTAACTGGCAATTTGGTGGGGCATTTGATTTTAGTGGATGAAGAAATTACGAAGGCATGTTTAGCATTAAAGATTGATGAACGAGAAGAAGATGTGGTTATCTTGCGTCATATGGTCTTGTCACATCATGGCCTATTAGAATATGGTTCTCCGGTTCGTCCTCGAATTATGGAAGCGGAAATTCTTCATCAAATTGACAATTTGGATGCTACGATGCAAATGCTCTTAACATCGATTCGCCAAACAGAACCTGGTGAATACACGGATCGTATTTTTGGTTTGGATAATCGTAGTTTTTATGTTCCGAAAAACATTTAA
- a CDS encoding ATP-binding protein: MKITKAEIVGFGHYRQQTFEFLPGNQLFFGQNEVGKSTLYQFIQAILFGFPKKNLRKRDYTPQDGAAYGGKLWLEIEPYGEIMVERYRQVNRGQAKVWLGSEEGDEQLLLRLLAPLSQDVFQEVFTFQQEQLSQIERMQEKELHAALISLGISGSKQLMEKIQNYHKTNQQLFKPRGQRLPLNKRLNEWQRLRETIQQKEAQENDMKQAYQQVSAYTEQQKELRQQLQQLQQYEQTLNQQKMNWPLYEEWQQLQRLKESSMSEKEHQQLRLFYQEYQQLSDEMAKKQAELSRLEHGQESSHYFFYLDKESKIQELLRQKVPIIRMVDEYERLNDEYEKIHQAFAQLVERWGWKQEIAPPELDEQIFSLLHRLEELDEALAQHELRVQWLTEKSQPVEEEITKIENKYPELLTKTTTQPYLLPAIGGGLFLVSFLLPTPLNYVGMLLGGAALVFGGGLYVYKKVNPASQIKPLWQEKLLQLDAYAAEIEAEKAALTQTQQEKNQLLTYLQPSFGNNTNYHTWHQVLEEYEQAVTNFHEYTTLLTESRQQQEHLIHELGEVEAEFQAFVEWLPLENKEIQDKLTVLEEFADKMQDIKLTRLQQPSTLIAQQLKRTKEERDALFAKYQHLLEKFGLEHPTEIPLWMKQWEQQQKQTERKDELTQLLTPLFPKKIRFDELTTQLQAMQEKQENLQQELSKLLEEKQRVQLQIEHLQIDGVLDELYQEESRLLSEIEDLAVTWSTNQVLSASLSDLATELSEQQLPQLLHQASHYFNLLTNGRYNQVLLSDGILHVATEQSFLDIYTLSTGTKDQLIMAVRFAYLSLQGQAMVSPVIIDDGWLHYDSSRKEQLAKLFAEFGEKHQVICLSSDREMVSYYQRLQQPVIEIKQRM; this comes from the coding sequence TGGTTGAACGTTACCGCCAAGTCAATCGCGGACAAGCAAAAGTTTGGCTAGGTTCTGAAGAAGGCGATGAGCAGTTGTTGTTACGTTTATTGGCGCCTTTAAGCCAAGATGTTTTTCAAGAAGTTTTTACCTTTCAGCAAGAACAATTGTCACAAATTGAACGGATGCAAGAAAAAGAGTTGCATGCCGCACTGATTTCTTTAGGAATTAGTGGCAGTAAGCAATTAATGGAAAAAATTCAAAATTATCATAAAACCAACCAACAATTATTTAAACCACGTGGGCAACGTTTACCATTAAATAAACGGTTGAACGAATGGCAACGTCTAAGAGAAACGATTCAACAAAAAGAAGCCCAAGAAAACGATATGAAACAAGCCTATCAACAGGTGTCAGCGTATACCGAGCAACAAAAAGAATTACGCCAACAATTGCAACAATTACAACAGTATGAACAAACGTTGAATCAACAAAAAATGAATTGGCCATTATATGAAGAATGGCAACAGCTACAACGATTAAAAGAAAGTAGCATGTCAGAAAAAGAGCATCAGCAGTTGCGGCTTTTTTATCAAGAGTACCAACAATTATCGGATGAAATGGCTAAAAAACAAGCAGAGTTATCTCGTTTAGAACATGGACAAGAGTCGAGTCATTATTTCTTTTATCTGGATAAAGAAAGCAAAATTCAAGAGTTATTGCGTCAAAAAGTTCCCATTATTCGAATGGTCGATGAATATGAGCGCTTAAATGACGAGTATGAAAAAATTCATCAAGCATTCGCGCAATTGGTAGAACGATGGGGCTGGAAGCAAGAAATTGCGCCACCAGAGTTAGACGAACAAATATTTTCGTTGTTGCATCGTTTAGAAGAATTGGATGAAGCACTTGCACAGCATGAATTACGGGTCCAATGGTTAACGGAAAAAAGCCAACCGGTTGAAGAGGAAATCACCAAAATTGAGAACAAATATCCTGAATTATTGACAAAAACGACTACTCAACCTTATCTTTTGCCAGCAATTGGTGGGGGTCTTTTTCTTGTCAGTTTCTTGTTACCTACGCCGTTAAACTATGTGGGGATGCTCTTAGGTGGTGCTGCATTAGTTTTTGGTGGAGGATTGTATGTTTATAAGAAAGTCAATCCTGCTTCACAGATTAAACCACTTTGGCAAGAAAAGCTTCTGCAATTAGATGCGTATGCTGCAGAAATTGAAGCTGAAAAAGCTGCTTTGACACAGACACAACAAGAAAAAAATCAGTTGTTGACGTATTTGCAACCGTCATTTGGCAACAATACAAACTATCATACTTGGCACCAAGTGTTAGAAGAATACGAACAAGCAGTCACAAATTTCCATGAATACACGACACTATTAACGGAAAGTAGACAACAACAAGAACATCTTATTCATGAATTAGGCGAAGTGGAAGCAGAATTTCAAGCCTTTGTTGAGTGGTTACCATTAGAGAACAAAGAGATTCAAGACAAATTAACGGTTTTAGAAGAATTTGCGGATAAAATGCAAGATATTAAATTAACGCGTCTCCAACAACCGAGTACTTTAATTGCACAACAGCTAAAACGAACCAAAGAAGAACGCGATGCACTATTTGCAAAGTATCAACATTTACTAGAGAAATTTGGGTTAGAGCATCCAACAGAGATTCCATTATGGATGAAACAATGGGAACAACAACAAAAGCAAACAGAGCGTAAAGATGAGTTGACGCAACTTTTAACCCCTCTTTTTCCCAAAAAAATTCGTTTTGATGAATTAACGACACAGTTACAAGCGATGCAAGAGAAACAGGAGAACTTGCAACAAGAACTGTCAAAATTATTAGAGGAAAAACAACGGGTACAATTACAAATTGAACACTTGCAAATTGACGGGGTGTTGGATGAATTGTACCAAGAAGAAAGTCGTTTGCTGTCTGAAATTGAAGATTTAGCTGTCACATGGAGTACGAATCAAGTGTTAAGTGCCAGTTTAAGTGATTTGGCAACAGAGTTATCCGAACAACAATTGCCACAGTTGCTACACCAAGCGTCACATTACTTCAATCTATTGACTAATGGCCGATACAATCAAGTCTTATTGTCTGATGGTATCTTGCATGTAGCAACCGAACAGTCATTCTTAGACATCTATACACTTTCAACTGGAACCAAAGATCAATTGATTATGGCGGTTCGCTTTGCGTATTTATCTTTACAAGGACAAGCGATGGTTAGTCCAGTTATTATTGATGATGGTTGGTTACATTACGATAGTTCACGTAAAGAACAACTAGCAAAATTATTTGCAGAATTTGGCGAAAAACATCAAGTCATTTGTTTGTCTTCTGACCGAGAAATGGTAAGCTATTATCAAAGGCTGCAACAACCAGTAATTGAAATTAAGCAAAGGATGTGA